From one Bos javanicus breed banteng chromosome 15, ARS-OSU_banteng_1.0, whole genome shotgun sequence genomic stretch:
- the LOC133261064 gene encoding olfactory receptor 5W2-like has translation MEKENCSSVTEFIFLGITSDLEVKVTLFAMLLVVYLINLLGNLGMIILIRMDPQLQTPMYFFLSHLSFCDLCYSTAIGPKMLVDLLAKNKPIPFYGCALQFLVACTFADSECLLLAVMAYDRYKAISSPLLYALSMSSGVCSLLVAGVYLVGMTDALIHTTLAFHLCFCGSNEINHFFCDLPPLYLLSCSDTQVNELTVFIVFGVIELSSISGVLISYCYIILAVSKIHSAEGRFKAFSTCTSHLTAVAIFQGTMLFMYFRPSSIYSLDQDKMTSLFYTLMIPMLNPLIYSLRNKDVKNALGKLKNKRWFQRFI, from the coding sequence atggagaaagaaaattgcTCCTCTGTGactgaattcattttcttggggattaCCAGTGATTTGGAAGTGAAAGTGACCTTATTTGCCATGTTGCTAGTTGTTTATCTCATTAATCTTCTGGGAAATCTTGGAATGATAATTTTGATTAGAATGGATCCCCAGCTGCAAACGCCAATGTACTTTTTCCTCAGCCACCTCTCTTTCTGTGACCTCTGCTATTCCACAGCAATTGGGCCCAAGATGCTGGTTGACCTTTTGGCCAAGAACAAACCAATCCCCTTCTATGGCTGCGCCCTACAGTTCTTGGTTGCCTGTACCTTTGCAGATTCTGAGTGTCTCCTGCTGGCAGTGATGGCCTATGATCGATACAAGGCCATCAGCAGCCCCTTGCTCTATGCGCTCAGCATGTCCAGTGGGGTGTGCTCCCTGCTCGTGGCTGGGGTTTACCTTGTGGGAATGACAGATGCTTTGATCCACACGACATTAGCATTCCACTTATGCTTTTGTGGGTCAAATGAGATtaaccacttcttctgtgacttACCTCCACTCTACCTTCTTTCCTGCTCTGATACACAAGTCAATGAATTGacagtatttattgtttttggtGTTATTGAATTGAGCTCAATTTCAGGAGTTCTTATCTCTTACTGTTATATCATCCTTGCAGTCTCAAAGATCCATTCTGCAGAGGGGAGGTTCAAAGCTTTCTCTACCTGCACCTCCCACCTAACTGCTGTGGCAATTTTCCAGGGAACTATGCTTTTTATGTACTTTAGGCCAAGTTCAATCTACTCTTTAGATCAAGACAAAATGACCTCATTGTTTTACACCCTTATGATTCCCATGTTAAATCCCCTGATTTATAGCCTACGTAACAAGGATGTGAAAAATGCCCtaggaaaactaaaaaataaaagatggtttCAAAGATTtatataa
- the LOC133261062 gene encoding olfactory receptor 1165-like, producing MMDMRNQSAGITFILSGFSEYPQLQVPLFLVFLAVYTVSVVGNLGMIVIIRINPKLHTPMYFFLRHLSFVDFCYSSVTTPKLLEILVADTRTISYVGCMMQFFLGCTLVITETFMLAVMAYDRFVAVCNPLLYTLAMSPKLCSLLVAGTYTWGGLCSLTITCSLLKLTFCGSNVIHHFGCEYSAIISAACSDSYFSQMTCFIITTLNEVCSLLIILASYIFIIVTIIKLPSAGGLRKAFSTCASHLTAITIFHGVMLLLYCVPNSGSSWLFIKVATVLYTVVIPMLNPLIYSLRNNDVWETIRKLVNTKMFLTQCNFE from the coding sequence ATGATGGACATGAGAAATCAGAGTGCTGGAATCACCTTCATCCTCTCGGGCTTCTCAGAATACCCGCAGCTCCAGGTGCCCCTCTTCTTGGTCTTCTTGGCCGTCTATACTGTCTCTGTGGTGGGGAACCTGGGTATGATTGTGATCATCAGAATCAATCCCAAActtcacacccccatgtacttctttctcagaCATCTCTCCTTTGTGGATTTTTGTTACTCTTCTGTAACCACACCCAAACTCTTAGAGATCTTGGTTGCGGACACAAGGACTATCTCCTACGTGGGTTGCATGATGCAATTCTTCCTTGGTTGCACACTTGTGATTACGGAGACGTTCATGTTagcagtgatggcctatgaccggttTGTGGCTGTTTGTAACCCCCTGCTCTACACACTTGCTATGTCTCCTAAGCTCTGCAGCCTCCTGGTCGCTGGAACCTACACATGGGGTGGACTGTGTTCCTTGACTATCACGTGTTCTCTTTTGAAGCTGACCTTCTGTGGTTCTAATGTCATACATCACTTTGGCTGTGAGTATTCTGCCATCATCTCTGCCGCTTGCTCTGACTCTTATTTCAGTCAGATGACATGTTTTATCATTACTACTCTCAATGAGGTGTGTAGCCTCCTGATTATCCTTGCctcttatattttcataattgtcACAATCATCAAGCTACCCTCAGCTGGTGGACTCCgaaaagccttctccacctgtgcctcccacctGACCGCCATCACCATTTTCCATGGGGTCATGCTTCTTCTCTATTGTGTACCCAACTCCGGAAGCTCATGGCTCTTCATCAAAGTAGCCACTGTGCTTTACACAGTAGTGATCCCCATGCTAAATCCCCTTATCTACAGCCTTAGAAATAATGATGTGTGGGAGACCATCAGAAAATTAGTCAACACCAAAATGTTTCTCACCCAATGTAATTTTGAGTGA
- the LOC133261061 gene encoding LOW QUALITY PROTEIN: olfactory receptor 5D13-like (The sequence of the model RefSeq protein was modified relative to this genomic sequence to represent the inferred CDS: inserted 3 bases in 2 codons) codes for MIIIIKVNSKLHTIMYFFLSHLSFVDFCFSTVVTPKLLENLIVEDRTISSSGCIAQFCFACLFGVAETFMLAAMAYDRFVAVCNPLLHTTAMSPKRCALLVAGSYSWGVVCSVTLTCFLLALSYWKSSTINNCICDHSVIVSVSCSDPXITQMLCSIIVIFNEANGLVIILMSYIFFFITVMGMPSASGRWKTFSTCASHLTAISIFHGTILFLFCIPNPKTSWLTVXVTSVFYTVVIPMLNPLIYSLRNKEVKNTLTRLVFTKLLCH; via the exons ATGATCATAATCATCAAGGTCAACTCAAAACTCCACACGATCATGTACTTTTTCCTTAGTCACTTGTCCTTTGTCGATTTCTGCTTTTCTACTGTAGTTACACCCAAACTGTTGGAGAATTTGATTGTGGAGGACAGAACCATCTCTTCGTCTGGTTGCATTgcacagttttgttttgcttgccTGTTTGGTGTAGCAGAAACGTTCATGTTAGCAgcaatggcctatgaccgctttgTGGCAGTCTGCAACCCCTTGCTCCATACCACTGCGATGTCTCCGAAGCGTTGTGCTCTCTTGGTGGCTGGCTCTTACTCATGGGGTGTAGTGTGCTCCGTGACACTCACATGTTTTCTTCTTGCATTATCCTATTGGAAGTCTAGTACCATAAATAATTGTATCTGTGATCACTCTGTAATTGTTTCTGTCTCCTGCTCAGATC AAATCACTCAGATGTTATGTTCTATTATTGTCATATTCAATGAGGCAAATGGCCTGGTGATTATTCTGATgtcctatatattcttttttatcacTGTTATGGGGATGCCTTCTGCAAGTGGGCGCTGGAAAACCTTCTCCACTTGTGCTTCCCATCTGACAGCCATCAGCATCTTCCATGGAAccatccttttccttttctgcatTCCTAACCCCAAAACTTCTTGGCTCACAGT AGTGACTTCTGTGTTTTACACAGTAGTGATTCCTATGTTGAACCCTTTGATCTACAGCTTGAGGAATAAAGAGGTAAAAAATACACTCACAAGATTAGTTTTCACAAAACTGCTTTGCCACTag